In one window of Streptomyces sp. FXJ1.172 DNA:
- a CDS encoding AI-2E family transporter, giving the protein MQLLPDAVRRLAAWCVVLLLVAGVGWVGVRLCGEFRTAVTPVLLALLGTALLGPLNRQLVRAGVQASVAAGLTCAAVVAVVGGAVYIVVAALIDTGDQIIASLRNAAKGVAAHFGAAGTGLDDLAANSRQLLSRFGGTAASNVISGVSVVGESIAMAVLALLLVFFFLRDSHRAVETLRTVAPGGAADTLEAVARRAFEAVEGFMRGTTLIALIDALCITIGLLILRVPGAIGLGALVFVGAYIPYLGAFISGAVAVLVALADRGFVIALWSLGVVLAVQVLEGHVLQPVIQSRTVQMHPAVVMLAITAGASVAGILGMLLAVPLTAAAFGVVQELRTCYAAASPSSPASPSAPASPAPSDTPSDS; this is encoded by the coding sequence GTGCAGCTGCTCCCCGATGCCGTTCGACGCCTCGCCGCCTGGTGCGTGGTGCTGCTGCTCGTCGCGGGGGTGGGGTGGGTGGGGGTGCGGTTGTGCGGGGAGTTCCGTACGGCCGTCACCCCGGTGCTGCTCGCGCTGCTCGGTACCGCGCTGCTCGGGCCGTTGAACCGGCAGCTGGTGCGGGCCGGGGTGCAGGCGTCGGTGGCGGCCGGGCTCACCTGTGCCGCGGTCGTGGCCGTCGTCGGCGGCGCCGTGTACATCGTCGTGGCCGCGCTCATCGACACCGGGGACCAGATCATCGCCTCGCTGCGGAACGCCGCCAAGGGGGTCGCGGCGCACTTCGGGGCCGCCGGGACCGGGCTCGACGACCTCGCGGCCAACTCACGGCAGCTGCTGAGCAGGTTCGGCGGTACGGCCGCGTCCAACGTCATCAGCGGGGTCAGCGTCGTCGGCGAGAGCATCGCCATGGCCGTGCTCGCGCTGCTGCTCGTCTTCTTCTTCCTGCGCGACTCCCACCGGGCCGTCGAGACCCTGCGGACCGTGGCGCCCGGGGGCGCCGCCGACACCCTGGAGGCCGTCGCCCGCCGGGCCTTCGAGGCGGTGGAGGGGTTCATGCGCGGGACGACCCTCATCGCGCTCATCGACGCCCTGTGCATCACCATCGGCCTGCTGATCCTGCGGGTGCCCGGCGCGATCGGGCTCGGCGCGCTCGTCTTCGTCGGCGCCTACATCCCCTACCTCGGCGCCTTCATCTCCGGTGCCGTCGCCGTCCTGGTCGCCCTCGCCGACCGCGGCTTCGTCATCGCGCTGTGGTCGCTCGGGGTCGTGCTCGCCGTGCAGGTGCTGGAGGGGCATGTGCTCCAGCCCGTCATCCAGAGCCGGACCGTGCAGATGCACCCGGCGGTCGTCATGCTCGCCATCACCGCCGGGGCGTCCGTCGCGGGGATCCTCGGGATGCTGCTCGCCGTACCGCTGACCGCGGCCGCCTTCGGGGTCGTACAGGAGCTGCGGACGTGTTACGCGGCGGCTTCCCCGTCCTCCCCGGCCTCCCCGTCCGCGCCGGCGTCCCCGGCCCCTTCGGACACGCCCTCCGACTCGTAG
- a CDS encoding pirin family protein, giving the protein MPAVTVENPLTLPRVTAPADAVARPVLTVTTAPSGFEGEGFPVRRAFAGINYRHLDPFIMMDQMGEVEYAPGEPKGTPWHPHRGFETVTYIIDGVFDHQDSNGGGGTITNGDTQWMTAGSGLLHIEAPPESLVVSGGLFHGLQLWVNLPAKDKMMAPRYQDIRGGNVQLLTSPDGGALLRVIAGELDGYQGPGITHTPITMIHATLAPGAEITLPWREDFNGLAYVLAGRGSVGAERRPVRLGQTAVFGAGSSLTVRADERQDSHTPDLEVVLLGGQPIREPMAHYGPFVMNTRAELQQAFEDFQKGRLGTVPAVHGMTAEGPQG; this is encoded by the coding sequence ATGCCTGCAGTAACCGTCGAGAACCCGTTGACGCTGCCCCGCGTGACCGCACCCGCAGACGCCGTCGCGCGTCCGGTGCTGACCGTCACCACCGCTCCGAGCGGTTTCGAGGGCGAGGGCTTCCCGGTGCGCCGGGCATTCGCCGGCATCAACTACCGCCACCTCGACCCGTTCATCATGATGGACCAGATGGGCGAGGTGGAGTACGCGCCGGGCGAGCCCAAGGGCACGCCCTGGCACCCGCACCGCGGCTTCGAGACGGTGACGTACATCATCGACGGCGTCTTCGACCACCAGGACAGCAACGGCGGTGGCGGCACCATCACCAACGGTGACACCCAGTGGATGACCGCGGGCTCGGGCCTGCTGCACATCGAGGCGCCGCCGGAGTCCCTCGTCGTGTCCGGCGGGCTCTTCCACGGCCTGCAGCTGTGGGTGAACCTCCCCGCCAAGGACAAGATGATGGCCCCGCGCTACCAGGACATCCGCGGCGGCAACGTCCAGCTGCTCACCTCCCCCGACGGCGGCGCGCTGCTGCGGGTGATCGCGGGTGAGCTGGACGGGTACCAGGGTCCCGGCATCACGCACACGCCGATCACGATGATCCATGCGACCCTCGCCCCGGGCGCGGAGATCACCCTGCCCTGGCGCGAGGACTTCAACGGCCTGGCCTACGTCCTCGCCGGCCGCGGCAGCGTCGGTGCGGAGCGCCGGCCGGTCCGCCTCGGCCAGACGGCCGTCTTCGGCGCCGGGTCCTCGCTGACCGTCCGCGCGGATGAGCGGCAGGACAGCCACACCCCGGACCTGGAGGTCGTCCTGCTCGGCGGACAGCCGATCCGTGAGCCGATGGCCCATTACGGTCCGTTCGTCATGAACACCCGCGCGGAGCTGCAGCAGGCCTTCGAGGACTTCCAGAAGGGCCGGCTGGGGACCGTCCCGGCGGTGCACGGGATGACCGCCGAGGGCCCGCAGGGCTGA
- a CDS encoding SseB family protein yields MYGYDQNAGAQQQYAAPQQPMAGGYGQQPPLYPEPSPPSLADAVRAFTTGQMSAEDFQQIFATSKVYCPRGDTPGFLALHNTQQPVIPMFTSLKELRRYAGKESKYFVITGAEVIDLLPTGYGFVLDMEGEHRMVFDAKAVEQMVEFAMRRMYG; encoded by the coding sequence ATGTACGGCTACGACCAGAACGCCGGTGCTCAGCAGCAGTACGCCGCACCCCAGCAGCCGATGGCCGGCGGCTACGGGCAGCAGCCGCCGCTGTATCCCGAGCCGTCCCCGCCCTCCCTCGCGGATGCGGTGCGCGCCTTCACCACCGGGCAGATGTCCGCCGAGGACTTCCAGCAGATCTTCGCCACGTCGAAGGTGTACTGCCCGCGTGGCGACACCCCCGGCTTCCTCGCCCTGCACAACACCCAGCAGCCGGTGATCCCCATGTTCACCTCGCTGAAGGAGCTGCGCCGGTACGCGGGCAAGGAGTCCAAGTACTTCGTGATCACCGGCGCCGAGGTCATCGACCTGCTGCCGACCGGCTACGGCTTCGTCCTGGACATGGAGGGCGAGCACCGGATGGTGTTCGACGCGAAGGCGGTCGAGCAGATGGTGGAGTTCGCGATGCGGCGCATGTACGGCTGA
- a CDS encoding acyl-CoA dehydrogenase: MGHYKSNLRDIEFNLFEVLGRDKVYGTGPFEEMDVETAKSILEEMTRLSENELAESFADADRNPPVFDPETNTAPVPASFKKSYQAFMDSEYWRLGLPEEIGGTTSPRSLIWAYAELILGANPAVWMYSSGPAFAGILFEEGNEVQKHIAKIATEKQWGSTMVLTEPDAGSDVGAGRTKAVQQEDGSWHIEGVKRFITSGEHDMSENILHYVLARPEGAGPGTKGLSLFLVPKYNFDFETGELGERNGVYATNVEHKMGLKASNTCEMTFGDQHPAKGWLIGDKHEGIRQMFRIIEFARMMVGTKAISTLSTGYLNALEYAKERVQGPDLANFMDKAAPKVTITHHPDVRRSLMTQKAYAEGMRALVLYTASIQDAIQVKEANGEDASAEHALNDLLLPIVKGYGSEKGYEQLAQSLQTFGGSGFLQEYPIEQYIRDSKIDTLYEGTTAIQGQDFFFRKIVRNQGAALNGLAEDIKKFLALGTGGEELAGAREHLAKAAVELEAIVGVMLTDLAATEQDTKNIYKVGLNTTRLLLASGDVVVGYLLLKGAAIAAEKLATASAKDKAFYTGKIAAAKFFAANVLPGVTLARKVAGNVELDLMELDEAAF, translated from the coding sequence ATGGGGCACTACAAGTCGAATCTCCGCGACATCGAGTTCAACCTCTTCGAAGTACTGGGGCGCGACAAGGTGTACGGCACCGGCCCGTTCGAGGAGATGGACGTCGAGACCGCCAAGAGCATCCTCGAGGAGATGACCCGCCTCTCGGAGAACGAGCTGGCCGAGTCCTTCGCCGACGCCGACCGCAACCCCCCGGTCTTCGACCCCGAGACCAACACCGCACCCGTCCCGGCGTCCTTCAAGAAGAGCTACCAGGCCTTCATGGACTCCGAGTACTGGCGGCTCGGCCTGCCCGAGGAGATCGGCGGCACCACCTCGCCCCGCTCCCTGATCTGGGCCTACGCCGAGCTGATCCTGGGCGCCAACCCGGCCGTGTGGATGTACTCCTCGGGCCCGGCGTTCGCCGGCATCCTCTTCGAGGAGGGCAACGAGGTCCAGAAGCACATCGCCAAGATCGCCACCGAGAAGCAGTGGGGCTCCACCATGGTGCTCACCGAGCCCGACGCGGGCTCGGACGTCGGCGCCGGCCGCACCAAGGCGGTCCAGCAGGAGGACGGCTCCTGGCACATCGAGGGCGTGAAGCGCTTCATCACCTCCGGTGAGCACGACATGTCGGAGAACATCCTCCACTACGTGCTCGCGCGCCCCGAGGGCGCCGGCCCCGGCACCAAGGGCCTGTCCCTCTTCCTCGTGCCGAAGTACAACTTCGACTTCGAGACCGGCGAGCTGGGCGAGCGCAACGGCGTCTACGCCACCAACGTCGAGCACAAGATGGGCCTGAAGGCCTCCAACACGTGCGAGATGACCTTCGGCGACCAGCACCCCGCCAAGGGCTGGCTCATCGGTGACAAGCACGAGGGCATCCGCCAGATGTTCCGCATCATCGAGTTCGCCCGCATGATGGTCGGCACGAAGGCGATCTCCACCCTGTCCACGGGCTACCTGAACGCGCTGGAGTACGCCAAGGAGCGCGTCCAGGGTCCGGACCTCGCGAACTTCATGGACAAGGCCGCGCCCAAGGTCACCATCACCCACCACCCGGACGTGCGCCGCTCGCTGATGACGCAGAAGGCGTACGCGGAGGGCATGCGCGCCCTGGTGCTGTACACCGCCTCGATCCAGGACGCGATCCAGGTCAAGGAGGCGAACGGCGAGGACGCCTCCGCCGAGCACGCGCTGAACGACCTGCTCCTGCCCATCGTCAAGGGCTACGGCTCCGAGAAGGGCTACGAGCAGCTCGCCCAGTCGCTGCAGACCTTCGGCGGCTCCGGCTTCCTGCAGGAGTACCCGATCGAGCAGTACATCCGGGACTCCAAGATCGACACCCTGTACGAGGGCACCACGGCGATCCAGGGCCAGGACTTCTTCTTCCGGAAGATCGTCCGCAACCAGGGCGCCGCGCTGAACGGCCTCGCCGAGGACATCAAGAAGTTCCTGGCGCTCGGCACCGGCGGCGAGGAACTGGCCGGCGCCCGTGAGCACCTGGCCAAGGCGGCCGTGGAGCTGGAGGCGATCGTCGGCGTGATGCTGACCGACCTCGCCGCCACCGAGCAGGACACCAAGAACATCTACAAGGTGGGCCTGAACACCACCCGCCTGCTGCTGGCCTCCGGTGACGTCGTCGTCGGCTACCTGCTGCTCAAGGGCGCCGCGATCGCCGCCGAGAAGCTGGCCACCGCCTCGGCGAAGGACAAGGCCTTCTACACCGGCAAGATCGCCGCGGCGAAGTTCTTCGCGGCGAACGTCCTGCCGGGCGTCACCCTGGCCCGCAAGGTCGCCGGGAACGTCGAGCTGGACCTGATGGAGCTGGACGAGGCCGCGTTCTAG
- a CDS encoding M18 family aminopeptidase gives MSAPARFDRGHTDDLMSFLAAGPSPYHAVAGAAERLEKAGFRQVAETDAWDGATGGRYVLRGGALVAWYVPEGAEPHTPFHIIGAHTDSPNLRIKPQPDSGAHGWRQVAVEIYGGPLMNSWLDRDLGLAGRLTLRDGSSVLVNVDRPLLRVPQLAIHLDRSVSTEGLKLDKQRHLQPVWGLGGDVREGDLIAFLEQEAGLTAASVAGWDLMVHPVEPPAYLGRDRELVAGPRMDNLLSVHAGTAALAAVATSGAPLTHIPVLAAFDHEENGSQSDTGADGPLLGSVLERSVFARGGSWEDRARAFAGTVCLSSDTGHAVHPNYAERHDPTHHPRVNGGPILKVNVNNRYATDGSGRAVFAAACEKANVPFQTFVSNNSMPCGTTIGPITAARHGIRTVDIGVAILSMHSARELCGADDPFLLANALVAFLEG, from the coding sequence ATGAGCGCACCAGCCCGCTTCGACCGCGGCCACACCGACGACCTGATGTCCTTCCTGGCGGCCGGACCGTCGCCGTACCACGCGGTGGCCGGCGCCGCGGAACGACTGGAGAAGGCGGGCTTCCGGCAGGTCGCGGAGACGGACGCCTGGGACGGTGCGACCGGCGGCCGGTACGTACTGCGCGGTGGCGCGCTCGTCGCCTGGTACGTCCCCGAGGGCGCCGAGCCGCACACCCCGTTCCACATCATCGGCGCGCACACCGACTCCCCGAACCTGCGGATCAAGCCGCAGCCGGACAGCGGCGCGCACGGCTGGCGCCAGGTCGCCGTCGAGATCTACGGCGGCCCGCTGATGAACTCCTGGCTGGACCGGGACCTCGGGCTGGCCGGCCGGCTGACCCTGCGCGACGGCTCCTCGGTCCTCGTGAACGTGGACCGCCCGCTGCTGCGCGTCCCCCAGCTGGCGATCCACCTGGACCGTTCGGTCAGCACCGAAGGCCTCAAGCTCGACAAGCAGCGCCACCTCCAGCCGGTGTGGGGCCTCGGCGGCGACGTGCGCGAGGGCGACCTCATCGCCTTCCTGGAGCAGGAGGCCGGCCTCACGGCCGCCTCGGTGGCGGGCTGGGACCTGATGGTGCACCCGGTGGAGCCACCCGCCTACCTCGGCCGGGACCGGGAGCTGGTCGCCGGGCCGCGCATGGACAACCTGCTCTCGGTGCACGCGGGCACGGCGGCCCTGGCAGCCGTCGCGACCTCCGGCGCCCCGCTCACCCACATCCCCGTGCTGGCCGCCTTCGACCACGAGGAGAACGGCTCCCAGTCGGACACCGGCGCCGACGGCCCGCTGCTCGGATCGGTCCTGGAGCGCTCGGTGTTCGCCCGCGGCGGCTCATGGGAGGACCGGGCCCGCGCCTTCGCCGGCACGGTGTGCCTCTCCTCCGACACCGGCCACGCCGTCCACCCCAACTACGCCGAGCGCCACGACCCCACCCACCACCCCCGGGTCAACGGCGGCCCGATCCTCAAGGTCAACGTCAACAACCGCTACGCCACGGACGGTTCGGGCCGCGCGGTGTTCGCCGCGGCCTGCGAGAAGGCGAACGTCCCCTTCCAGACCTTCGTCTCCAACAACTCCATGCCGTGCGGCACCACGATCGGCCCGATCACCGCGGCCCGCCACGGCATCCGCACGGTGGACATCGGCGTCGCGATCCTCTCGATGCACAGCGCCCGCGAACTGTGCGGCGCCGACGACCCGTTCCTGCTGGCGAACGCGCTGGTGGCGTTCCTGGAGGGCTAG
- a CDS encoding DUF6458 family protein has product MGLGGCIILIAVGAILTFATDWHMQGVNIPVVGLILMAVGLIGVTTFSGIARRRRVVVPPTPVVEEEKTHHHRVDGYSDGYGV; this is encoded by the coding sequence ATGGGACTCGGCGGATGCATCATCCTCATCGCCGTGGGCGCCATCCTGACGTTCGCGACCGACTGGCACATGCAAGGCGTCAACATCCCTGTAGTCGGGCTGATATTGATGGCCGTGGGCCTGATCGGCGTGACGACTTTCAGCGGCATCGCGCGCCGCCGCCGGGTCGTCGTCCCGCCGACGCCGGTGGTGGAGGAGGAGAAAACTCACCACCACCGCGTCGACGGCTACAGCGACGGCTACGGCGTCTGA
- a CDS encoding NHL domain-containing thioredoxin family protein, producing MTDSAPRRVRVRAPELTGKGGWINTGDKELGLAELRGRIVIVDFWTFCCVNCLHVLDELRELEERHRDTVVVIGVHSPKFVHEAEHQAVVDAVERYGVEHPVLDDPELATWKQYAVRAWPTLVVIDPEGYVVAQHAGEGHAHAIERLVAELEAEHEAKGTLRRGDGPYVPPEPEPTTLRFPGKVLLLPSGNFLVSDTTRHQLVELAEDAETVVRRIGSGERGFTDGGPEAASFNEPQGLALLDDGSVVVADTVNHALRRLDPGTGAVTTLAGTGRQWRQGSPAFGPAREVDLSSPWDVAVFGGKVWIAMAGVHQLWTYDPAAGTVAVAAGTTNEGLVDGPGAEAWFAQPSGLAATAERLWLADSETSALRWVDLDGHVHTAVGTGLFDFGHRDGPAGQALLQHPLGVTALPDGSVAVADTYNHALRRYDPATDEVTTLATDLREPSDAVLVGEDIVVVESARHRLTRLRLPEEAVRVESVAHRTQRAATEVAPGRLRLDVIFQAPAGQKLDTRYGPSTRLLVSSTPPELLLKGEGADADLSRELELNPAITEGVLHVSAMAASCDDDPANEYPACHVHQQDWGVPVRLTEGGADRLPLVLAGMDDEE from the coding sequence ATGACCGACTCCGCACCCCGACGCGTCCGTGTCCGTGCCCCCGAGCTGACCGGCAAGGGCGGATGGATCAACACGGGTGACAAGGAGCTCGGTCTCGCCGAGCTTCGAGGACGCATCGTAATTGTTGATTTTTGGACATTTTGTTGCGTGAACTGCCTGCATGTCCTGGACGAGCTGCGCGAGTTGGAGGAGAGACACCGAGACACGGTGGTGGTCATCGGCGTGCACTCTCCGAAGTTCGTGCACGAGGCGGAGCACCAGGCGGTCGTGGACGCGGTCGAGCGGTACGGCGTGGAGCACCCGGTGCTGGACGACCCGGAGCTGGCCACCTGGAAGCAGTACGCGGTGCGCGCGTGGCCGACGCTGGTCGTCATCGACCCCGAGGGGTACGTCGTCGCCCAGCACGCGGGCGAGGGCCATGCGCACGCCATCGAGCGGCTGGTGGCGGAGCTGGAGGCCGAGCACGAGGCGAAGGGCACCCTGCGCCGCGGCGACGGCCCCTACGTGCCGCCGGAGCCGGAGCCGACGACCTTGCGCTTCCCGGGCAAGGTCCTGCTTCTTCCGTCCGGGAACTTCCTGGTCAGCGACACCACCCGGCACCAGCTGGTGGAGCTGGCCGAGGACGCGGAGACCGTCGTACGGCGCATCGGCTCCGGTGAGCGCGGCTTCACCGACGGCGGCCCCGAGGCGGCGTCCTTCAACGAACCCCAGGGCCTCGCCCTCCTCGACGACGGCTCGGTGGTCGTGGCCGACACCGTCAACCACGCCCTGCGCCGGCTGGATCCCGGCACGGGCGCGGTGACCACCCTGGCCGGCACCGGCAGGCAGTGGCGGCAGGGGTCGCCGGCCTTCGGCCCGGCCCGCGAGGTGGACCTGTCCTCCCCGTGGGACGTGGCGGTTTTCGGCGGCAAGGTGTGGATCGCCATGGCCGGCGTGCACCAGCTGTGGACGTACGACCCCGCGGCGGGCACGGTCGCCGTGGCGGCGGGCACCACCAACGAGGGCCTGGTGGACGGCCCCGGCGCCGAGGCCTGGTTCGCCCAGCCCTCCGGTCTCGCGGCCACCGCCGAGCGGCTGTGGCTGGCCGACTCCGAGACCTCCGCCCTGCGCTGGGTCGACCTGGACGGTCACGTCCACACGGCGGTCGGCACCGGCCTGTTCGACTTCGGCCACCGGGACGGCCCTGCCGGACAGGCGCTGTTGCAGCACCCCCTGGGCGTCACCGCCCTGCCGGACGGCTCGGTCGCGGTCGCCGACACCTACAACCACGCCCTGCGCCGCTACGACCCGGCGACGGACGAGGTCACGACGCTGGCCACCGATCTGCGCGAGCCGAGCGACGCCGTTCTCGTCGGCGAGGACATCGTGGTCGTGGAGTCGGCCCGGCACCGGCTGACCCGGCTGCGGCTGCCCGAGGAGGCGGTGCGGGTGGAGTCGGTCGCCCACCGTACCCAGCGCGCGGCGACCGAGGTGGCCCCCGGCCGCCTCCGCCTGGACGTGATCTTCCAGGCCCCGGCGGGCCAGAAGCTGGACACCAGATACGGCCCCTCCACCCGCCTTCTGGTCTCCTCGACCCCGCCCGAGCTGCTGCTCAAGGGCGAGGGCGCGGACGCGGACCTGAGCCGCGAACTGGAGTTGAACCCGGCCATCACCGAGGGCGTCCTGCACGTCTCCGCAATGGCTGCGAGCTGCGACGACGATCCTGCCAACGAGTACCCCGCCTGCCACGTCCACCAGCAGGACTGGGGCGTCCCGGTCCGCCTCACCGAGGGCGGGGCGGACCGGCTGCCCCTGGTGCTGGCGGGGATGGACGACGAGGAGTAG
- a CDS encoding cupin domain-containing protein — translation MEPISLEAALASFTERWSPRIVTTVNDYDVRVAKVEGEHLWHAHDHTDEFFLVLDGELHIGLREPGGERTVVLPRGSVFTVPRGIEHKPYARVPTEILVLEPSGTLSVGDRHEEVPDHVDATSGHTLS, via the coding sequence ATGGAACCGATCTCCCTCGAAGCCGCCCTCGCCTCCTTCACCGAGCGGTGGAGTCCCCGCATCGTCACCACTGTCAACGACTACGACGTGCGCGTGGCCAAGGTGGAGGGCGAGCATCTCTGGCACGCCCACGACCACACCGACGAGTTCTTCCTGGTCCTCGACGGCGAACTGCATATCGGCCTGCGCGAGCCGGGCGGAGAGCGCACCGTCGTCCTGCCCAGGGGCTCGGTCTTCACCGTCCCGCGCGGGATCGAGCACAAGCCGTACGCGCGCGTGCCCACCGAGATCCTCGTCCTCGAACCCAGCGGCACCCTGTCGGTCGGCGACCGGCACGAGGAGGTGCCCGACCACGTGGATGCGACCAGCGGCCACACGCTGTCCTGA
- a CDS encoding helix-turn-helix domain-containing protein — MPQGSSHRVVLVVDENSNPFEMSCAIEIFGLPRPELGRDLYDFRLCAAEPLTRMRDGFFTLTGVAGLEAAEDADTLIVPNRPDTEVPRTQRVLDVVRRAHARGARLVGFCSGAFTIAEAGLLDGRRVACHWMWERAFRSRFPEARLEPDVLFVDDGDILTASGSASALDLGLHIVRRDHGAEIANHVSRRLVFAAHRDGGQRQFVERPVPHVPDASLGPLLAWAQERLGEPLTVADLAARAAVSPATLHRRFRAQLGTTPLAWLTGERVALACRMIERGEERLDVVAAGCGLGTAANLRDRLRRETGLSPSAYRRRFGPAGR, encoded by the coding sequence ATGCCGCAAGGATCCTCTCACCGTGTCGTGCTGGTGGTCGACGAGAACTCCAACCCCTTCGAGATGAGCTGCGCCATCGAGATCTTCGGGCTGCCGCGGCCCGAACTGGGCCGGGACCTCTACGACTTCCGGCTGTGCGCGGCCGAGCCGCTGACCCGGATGCGGGACGGCTTCTTCACGCTCACCGGGGTCGCCGGGCTGGAGGCCGCCGAGGACGCCGACACGCTGATCGTGCCGAACCGGCCCGACACCGAGGTCCCGCGCACACAGCGCGTTCTGGACGTCGTACGCCGGGCACACGCGCGTGGCGCCCGGCTCGTCGGGTTCTGCTCCGGCGCGTTCACGATCGCGGAGGCCGGGCTGCTGGACGGGCGCCGGGTGGCCTGCCACTGGATGTGGGAACGGGCCTTCCGCAGCCGCTTTCCCGAGGCCCGGCTGGAGCCGGACGTGCTCTTCGTGGACGACGGCGACATCCTCACCGCCTCCGGCAGCGCCTCGGCGCTCGACCTGGGCCTGCACATCGTGCGCCGGGACCACGGCGCGGAGATCGCCAACCACGTCTCCCGGCGTCTCGTCTTCGCCGCCCACCGGGACGGCGGCCAGCGGCAGTTCGTGGAACGTCCCGTGCCGCACGTGCCCGACGCGTCGCTCGGCCCGCTGCTGGCCTGGGCGCAGGAGCGGCTGGGCGAGCCGCTGACGGTGGCGGACCTCGCCGCCCGCGCGGCCGTCAGCCCCGCCACGCTGCACCGCCGCTTCCGGGCCCAGTTGGGCACGACCCCGCTGGCCTGGCTCACCGGGGAGCGCGTGGCGCTGGCCTGCCGGATGATCGAGCGGGGCGAGGAGCGCCTGGACGTCGTCGCGGCCGGCTGCGGCCTGGGTACGGCGGCGAACCTGCGGGACCGGCTGCGCCGGGAGACGGGGCTGAGCCCGTCGGCCTACCGCAGGCGTTTCGGTCCGGCGGGCCGGTGA
- a CDS encoding LURP-one-related/scramblase family protein has translation MRFHVRDRLLGIGEDYWIEDEHGRKVFLVDGKAMRLRDTFELKDAHGRVLIDIHQKMFALRDTMVIERDGEGLARIRRKRLSLLRNHYRVGLADGTELDVSGKILDREFAVEYDGELLAVISRRWLHLRETYGVDVVREDADPALLIAVAVCVIHLAEKEREEG, from the coding sequence ATGAGATTCCACGTACGCGACCGGCTCCTCGGTATCGGTGAGGACTACTGGATCGAGGACGAGCACGGCCGCAAGGTGTTCCTCGTCGACGGCAAGGCGATGCGGCTGCGGGACACCTTCGAGCTGAAGGACGCCCACGGACGCGTCCTGATCGACATCCACCAGAAGATGTTCGCCCTGCGCGACACGATGGTGATCGAGCGGGACGGCGAGGGCCTGGCCAGGATCCGGCGCAAGCGGCTGTCCCTGCTGCGCAACCACTACCGGGTCGGCCTGGCGGACGGCACCGAGCTGGACGTCAGCGGAAAGATCCTGGACCGCGAGTTCGCCGTCGAGTACGACGGCGAACTCCTCGCCGTGATCTCCCGGCGCTGGCTGCACCTGCGGGAGACCTACGGCGTCGACGTCGTACGGGAGGACGCGGACCCGGCGCTGCTGATCGCGGTGGCGGTGTGCGTGATCCACCTGGCCGAGAAGGAGCGCGAGGAGGGCTAG
- a CDS encoding carbon-nitrogen family hydrolase — protein sequence MRASLIQIAVNEDESVDSRRQRVAALVREQAGADLVVLPELWTTGAFAYEEFGREAEPLEGPTYETMAKAASDAGVWLHAGSIPERDPDGPLYNTSLLFSPSGEPAAVYRKIHRFGFDQGEAVLMGAGQELVTVRLPETTLGVATCYDLRFPELFRGLVDAGAETLVLPAGWPERRRAHWTLLAQARAVENQAFVLACGTAGTHAGVPQAGHSIVVDPWGEVLAEAGPDEEILTVDFDPAKVAATREQFPALKDRVLGLQQPRHRG from the coding sequence GTGCGCGCCTCGCTGATCCAGATCGCCGTGAACGAGGACGAATCGGTCGACTCCCGGCGGCAGCGGGTGGCCGCGCTGGTCCGTGAACAGGCGGGCGCCGATCTCGTCGTCCTGCCCGAACTGTGGACCACCGGCGCCTTCGCCTACGAGGAGTTCGGCCGCGAGGCCGAGCCGCTCGAAGGGCCGACGTACGAGACGATGGCCAAGGCCGCGAGCGACGCGGGCGTGTGGCTGCACGCGGGCTCCATCCCGGAACGGGACCCGGACGGGCCCCTCTACAACACCTCCCTCCTCTTCTCCCCCTCCGGCGAGCCGGCCGCCGTCTACCGCAAGATCCACCGCTTCGGCTTCGACCAGGGCGAGGCCGTGCTCATGGGCGCGGGGCAGGAGCTGGTGACGGTCCGGCTGCCCGAGACCACGCTGGGCGTGGCCACCTGCTACGACCTCCGTTTCCCCGAACTCTTCCGCGGGCTCGTCGACGCCGGCGCCGAGACTCTCGTCCTCCCGGCGGGCTGGCCCGAGCGGCGACGCGCGCACTGGACGCTGCTGGCTCAGGCAAGGGCGGTGGAGAACCAGGCGTTCGTGCTTGCCTGTGGAACGGCCGGGACCCATGCGGGAGTTCCACAGGCGGGTCACTCGATCGTGGTGGATCCGTGGGGTGAGGTGCTCGCCGAGGCGGGCCCGGACGAGGAGATCCTCACAGTCGACTTCGACCCGGCGAAGGTGGCGGCCACCCGCGAGCAGTTCCCGGCCCTGAAGGACCGGGTGCTCGGCCTGCAACAGCCCCGCCACCGGGGCTGA